From the genome of Miscanthus floridulus cultivar M001 chromosome 10, ASM1932011v1, whole genome shotgun sequence, one region includes:
- the LOC136487941 gene encoding probable protein phosphatase 2C 55, whose protein sequence is MAMLSSYTTLLSRAPAPVLAKSSPAGAVQLRSRQPPAAAASVAALRWAPCNEYRSRAALSACHANNDKDTSDIVDIEHVLAEPSIWDVMITAQKDRIILKLRVGESSTSKDKLKLTTTGDNSPASELIITIAKPKNEAKEAAEEAPPNVPVSSSEKSPVSENLKLLSGSCYLPHPDKEATGGEDAHFISIDEHVIGVADGVGSWADQGVDAGLYAKELMRNSMNAIKDEPEGTIDPTRVLEKAYMSTKERGSSTACIITLKDQGIHAVNLGDSGFVVVQDGRTVLRSPSQQHEFNCPYQLESGGGADLPSSAQVFQFPVAPGDVIVAGTDGLFDNLDDNEISGVIVEALRVGLEPQIAAQKIAALARQRATDENRQSPFALAAQEAGFPHRGGKLDDITVVVSYVKSAGAP, encoded by the exons ATGGCGATGTTGAGCTCCTACACCACCCTCCTGAGCCGCGCGCCGGCGCCAGTGCTGGCAAAGTCCTCTCCCGCCGGCGCAGTGCAGCTCCGCAGCAGACAACcaccggcagcggcggcgtcAGTAGCGGCTCTGCGTTGGGCTCCATGCAACGAGTACCGGTCCCGGGCTGCCCTCTCCGCGTGCCATGCCAACAATGATAAGGACACGTCCGACATCGTCGACATCGAACACG TCCTGGCGGAGCCTTCCATCTGGGATGTCATGATCACGGCACAAAAGGACCGCATCATCCTCAAGCTCAGGGTGGGAGAGTCGTCGACAAGCAAAGACAAACTGAAGCTTACAACAACGGGCGACAACAGCCCGGCGAGCGAGTTGATTATTACTATCGCCAAGCCTAAGAACGAGGCCAAAGAAGCCGCTGAAGAAGCGCCACCAAACGTCCCCGTGTCATCATCAGA GAAGTCACCAGTTTCTGAAAATTTGAAGTTGCTCTCTGGTTCATGTTACTTGCCTCACCCTGATAAGGAGGCAACTGGTGGTGAGGATGCACATTTCATTAGCATTGATGAGCATGTGATAGGCGTAGCAGATGGTGTTGGTAGTTGGGCAGATCAAGGTGTCGACGCTGGACTATATGCTAAGGAGCTAATGAGAAATTCAATGAATGCTATCAAAGATGAGCCAGAAGGGACCATTGATCCAACCAGAGTTTTGGAAAAGGCTTATATGAGCACCAAAGAAAGGGGATCATCTACCGCGTGTATCATCACTCTTAAAGATCAG GGTATCCATGCTGTAAATCTTGGGGATAGTGGCTTCGTAGTAGTCCAAGATGGCCGCACTGTTCTCAGATCACCCTCACAGCAGCATGAATTCAATTGTCCTTATCAGCTTGAGAGTGGAGGTGGCGCTGATCTTCCTAGTTCCGCACAA GTATTTCAATTTCCGGTTGCCCCGGGTGATGTTATTGTTGCTGGCACGGATGGACTGTTTGACAACTTAGACGACAATGAGATAAGTGGTGTTATTGTAGAAGCTCTCAGGGTTGGACTTGAGCCTCAGATTGCAGCACAAAAGATTGCTGCCCTGGCTCGACAAAGAGCTACAGACGAAAATAGGCAGTCACCTTTCGCATTAGCTGCCCAAGAAGCTGGGTTCCCGCACCGCGGTGGGAAGCTTGATGACATAACAGTCGTGGTGTCCTATGTGAAAAGCGCCGGAGCCCCATGA